One segment of Phycisphaerales bacterium DNA contains the following:
- a CDS encoding ribokinase — MKGQASVCVVGSLNMDLVVRAPRIPHPGETLLGNTYRTFAGGKGANQAVAAARMLGGQGWVALVGCVGDDPHGAKLKAALEPEGVDLSRVLTRDPEMHPTGLALITVAEGGENTIVVSPGANASLTAGDVEAAKDTIAAAGVLLCQLEVPTTAIAAGVKIAKEAGRAVILNAAPARPLPPELIKQVDVLVVNKSEAAVMLAMDPSVDAARLALRLPDLGAPTVILTQGAHGAILAHKGRPRRMAAVPVHAVDSVGAGDAFCGALAAGWGEVHAAIKSKSHDEYRLVEEAVRIATIAGGLATTKAGALPSMPRRAEVDELAKKG; from the coding sequence ATGAAGGGTCAGGCGTCGGTCTGCGTGGTGGGGTCGCTGAACATGGACCTGGTGGTCCGTGCGCCGCGGATCCCGCACCCGGGCGAGACGCTGCTGGGCAACACCTACCGCACCTTCGCGGGCGGCAAGGGGGCTAACCAGGCGGTCGCGGCCGCCCGGATGCTGGGCGGGCAGGGCTGGGTGGCCCTGGTCGGCTGCGTCGGCGACGACCCGCACGGGGCCAAGCTCAAGGCGGCCTTGGAGCCCGAGGGCGTGGATCTCTCCCGTGTGCTCACCCGAGACCCCGAGATGCACCCCACGGGCCTGGCCCTGATCACGGTGGCCGAGGGCGGCGAGAACACGATCGTGGTCTCGCCGGGGGCGAATGCCTCGCTGACCGCCGGTGATGTAGAGGCTGCGAAGGACACGATCGCGGCCGCGGGCGTGCTGCTGTGCCAGCTGGAGGTGCCGACCACCGCCATCGCCGCAGGCGTCAAGATCGCCAAGGAGGCCGGGCGGGCGGTGATCCTCAACGCCGCGCCGGCGCGCCCGCTGCCGCCCGAGCTCATCAAGCAGGTCGACGTGCTGGTGGTGAACAAGTCAGAGGCCGCGGTGATGCTGGCGATGGACCCGAGCGTGGATGCGGCGCGACTGGCCCTGCGCCTGCCTGACCTGGGCGCGCCCACGGTGATCCTGACGCAGGGCGCGCACGGGGCCATCCTCGCCCACAAGGGACGGCCGCGGCGCATGGCCGCGGTGCCGGTGCACGCGGTGGACTCGGTGGGCGCGGGTGACGCGTTCTGCGGCGCCCTGGCCGCGGGCTGGGGCGAGGTGCACGCCGCGATCAAGAGCAAGAGCCACGACGAGTACCGGCTGGTCGAGGAGGCGGTACGCATCGCCACCATCGCGGGTGGCCTGGCCACCACGAAGGCGGGGGCGCTCCCGAGCATGCCGCGCCGCGCCGAGGTGGACGAGCTCGCGAAGAAGGGCTAA